The sequence below is a genomic window from Hemitrygon akajei chromosome 2, sHemAka1.3, whole genome shotgun sequence.
attcatccccatggggatgactgtggaatgattgttagtaccAGACAAGGTGGTTAGAGTATCTAAGAaaccactgatctcctgggactttcacgcacaatagtctctggagtttacaaaaaAAATGGtgggagaaacaaaaaacatccaatgagtagCAGTTTtttgggtgaaaataccttgttaacaAGAAAGGTCAGAAAATgaccagagtggttcaagctgacaggaaaatgacaataactcaaatagctACATGTTACAATAATGTGGTGTAGAACAGCATAGTACGTCAaattttgaagtggatgggctacaacagcagaagactgcgctgggttccactcctgtaccttataaagtgagcactgagtgtatatcctgtcaATAATTTAAAAATACAGGATAAAGTCAATTCAGATAATCACTGTCCAATCTCATTATTCTGAGTGAAAAAGATGCCATCCACTAACTTCAGATTTTAACTCAAACATGGTATAAAGTGCTGAAtttaataggtacatttaatgtcacagtgtatacaatatacatcctgaaattctttgcaaacatccaggaAAACCTTCCAGAGATGAAGTGAAAATTACTGCACATGAAGTATGGCAAAATGGCATACATTAGCCAATGGCTGTCCAAGAGCACTCATCTAAAATGTAAAACCTTCCCAAAATCACAATGGAAATACCCTTTCTGAAGGATGGAAGCAGTTAAATAAGATCGTTCACCAACACCCCCTCAGTGGTAATTAAAGATAGGAAAATAGATTCTAACCTCATTAGTGATATCCACAGCGCATTaagtgaatttaaaataaaggcaGGTTTAGAACTCCTCAGATTCCATAGATTGAGACAGAGGAAACAAAGATTTCTACAATAGTTAGGCAAACAGAGAATATCACCTATGACACAATGCTTCACACCCTAAGAGTAAAAAGAACAATGAAAAAGCAATGACACATATGATTCAGACACAAAATGTTGCATATTAATAAATCTTGGACTCTCAGTTTAATAATCAATACATATATATCAACGAGGTAATACTAAATCTATACAAATTGTTAGGCCTTGGTTATGCTCCCTTAGGTAGACATATGAAATCCAAACCCATTATTTTGATGAAAATTGGAACTTTCCCAATATTTTGGTCAATCTCTCAATCAACTGTGGAACAGATGATCCGATCATTTATTAAATCAAAGTGTGTGACGTGCAAATAAAGCCAAGGATCAGATCAGCCTTTCTCTAGTTGAATGGAGGAGCCAATGGAGCTTACTCTTTTTATTGTGCCTCTGTGAGCTCACTGTTGTTTGCAGATATTGCTGTGTACAAATTGGTAATGCTTTTTTTCTTCTATGCTATAATAGTACACTTCAAAAGATACTACTTTATCTGTAAAGTGCTTtgatgcattctgttattgtgaaTGGGCTTTAGAAGTACATCTTTTATTTTAGAAAGTAGATCAAACCCAGTGCTGAGATACAAAGGGCTAATTTAGTAACCAGAAATCATGAGCAAGGCTATAAAAAAATTAATGTCATCAAAATATATTATGCGAGTGACCTGATGGGTTGGATTTATGCACAAGCATGAACTGAGCAGCTACATTCTACAAAAGCTttttaatattttacatttaaGTAATTTTTCAAAGGGTACATGGAAATGAGACTGAGAATATTAGAGGATGGCACATCCACAATGACTTAAATTACTTTGTTGTAAAATCTGTTATTCCGAATCAATTGGAACAATTTTTGCCCATTGAATGCAACACAGAATGTTACATATATGATAGTAAGCTCACACTTGTGTAGAATCATTATTCAATCTTATTCATCAATCTCCAAAAAGTTATTCACTGTAAAGGACCATGCTAAATTGCAAAAGACCTGTCATTTTTTTGTTCTATAGAGAAAATTCACCTTGAGATCTACTATAAACAACAAATGGAATAACAATAAGATAAGCCTACTTAATTTTAAATCCACAGCACAGAAAATAAACAAGAAGCTGCTTACAAGGCTGTATTGTGGTTTAGTagacattttatatatatatatatatatatatattttgaggCCTCTACCTTTGCACTTAACTAAATCTGAACCCATTACCCCATAGTAAAAAACTTAACACCTGCTCGAAAATAATCAATATTGTTCAATCCCCTTTCACACTTTGAAGCTTATAAAATGACACTTTGCTGTTTTGTGACTCATTTAAAACAAACAGCAAAGGGTGTAAAGATGAAGAATATAATATCCTTAAGGATGGAAAAAAATTACATAGAAATAAAATCAGAGTTGCACAGCACAGAACCCCCCCCAACCCACCACATTGAtgctgaccttcccctcccccaccacaatATTACATTAATCCTGATGCCTGCAATAAGTTCATAACCTTCTTGACCATTTAAGTGCATGTCTCAGTGTTTCAAAACTAATAATGATTTGATTCCGCCACTTACTCTGGCAGCGCATTCTCTGTATAATAAAAGCATTCCCATCAAATTCCCTTTAAATGTCTTTCTCTTGCCTTAAACCTCGTTATTGTACACCTACCATGGGAAAATGATTATGGCCATCTATCTTATCGggacctcttataattttataaactcttAGCCTCTTTTCTTCCAGGGGAAACAAGCCTAGTCTACCCAATCTTTCTCCATAACTAAAGCTCCCAATCTTTCCCCATAACTAAAGCTCTCTAATTTAGGCaaaatcctggtgaatctcctctgtatttCCTGTAGTGCAACCAGATACTTCCTACAgtgtgatgaccagaactgcaaacaatactcccaAGTACAGTCTAACCACTTgatttgtaaagttgcaacataacatcctaactttcATATTCTATGCCTCAACCTATGAAACCAAGCATGCCAGctcactaccctatctacttgtacTGCACTTTCAGGACTTACATCCCATGGTCCCTCTCTTAATCAAATAGTGTTACccacaacaccatcaactttTCTGTCACCTGTCAATTTGCTAATTAGAAATCAGACAttcacatccaagtcattaatataaaacatagaacagtaaagcacaggatCAAGCCCTTTAGCCCAAATGTCTGCTGTAAACACAACGGTAAATTAAACCAATCTCTTCTGTCAGCAAATCATCCATTTTCTGCATATTCATGGACCAATCTAAAACCCTCTTAAACATCATTCTCCAATCTGCTTCCACTGCTACCCTTGGCAGTCCATTCCAGACTACACAACACTGTGTAAAACAATTTGCCCACATCTCTCTAAACTTTCTCCACCTCTAGTATTTGAATTTCAACTCCTGGAAAAAAGATTATGTCTGTCTACCCTATTTATGCTTCCCTTAATTTTATTAACTTCCTTCCATCTGCCCTCAGCCTCAGACATTCCAGAGAAAGCACTAACAcaggatattctgcagatgctggaaatccagagtaatacacaaaatactggagaaactcagcaggtcaggaagcatctatgaagagaatTAAAGAGCTGATATTTTGGGCCagaaccctttatcaggactggaaaggaatgaggAAGGAGCCAGAAAACATTATATTTCACAAATGAGAGTCCTAAGACAATCCCTGTGGTACTCCACTGATCAGAGAATTACAATCAGAAAAGCacccttccaccaccaccacctggcCTGTttgccaagccaattttggatctaaTTAGCCAGAGTGGCTTAGATTTCATATGCCTAAACCTTGTTATTGCCCTACCACGAAGGgccctgtcaaatgccttattaaaatctacATAAAGAAGAATTACCATTCTGCCTTTATCATTATTCTTAACTACCTTTTTAAAATTAGGGATCAGAACTTCCCCTCCAAAATGTCAAATTGACTATCCTTCATCAGTCCTTGCATTTCCAAATGTATATCAATCCTATTCCTTAGATTTTCACCAATTACAATGACAAGGCTTACTGATCTATAGTTAACCAGCTTATGTTTGCTGCCATTCTTAGATAAAGTAACAACATCAGCCATCTTTCAGTCTTCTGGCAACTCACCTATGGCTAActaagatgcaaaaatgtctgtCAGTGCACCAGTTTTCTTCCCTTGGAATAGATCTTATTAGATCAGTGGATTATTCAACCCTTATGCATCTTGTGTCTTCTAAAACTACCTCCTTCTTAATTCTGAGCTATTCCAGATtattcactggtgaataccaaTGAAAAGTAATCTTTTAGAACCTCATCCACATGTCTTAACTACATGTAGATTATCCTGTTAGTCCCCATCCCTTCCCTGGCTCTCTGCTCTTTTCCTGATATATTTATGGAATATTTGGGGATGTTCATTAATTTTACTTGTCAACAATATTTAAAGCCCCCTTTTTAtccttctaatttctttctttaaCATCTTTTTTTACACACTATGTTCAAGAAAAACCCTCAATTACAGTAGTCTATACTTACCATTTTCCCTTTTCTCTACTTGACAAAGCCATCAATATTTTTTCATCCAAGTTTCTTTAATCTTGCCATCTTTAAGTTCCATCTTTACCAGAACATGTTGGCCCTGAACTCTCAACTATTTCTCTTGGAAGACTCCCACTTTTCATCTTCTTTTCTTCCTGCAAGAATCTGCTCCAAAACTACTTTCACTAGGTCCTCTTATGCTTTGTGAAATCAGCCTTCTCCAGTTTAACACCTTAACTTGTTGACTAATCTGATCCCTTTCCATAATGATCTTAAGACTTACAGAGTTATGATCACTATTCTCAAAATACTCCCCCACTTGCCCAATTTTGATTCCCAAGCCAAGGTCAAGTACAATCCCATCTCTAGTAGGACAATGCACATTTATCTCAAAAATCTTCCTTGGACTCACTTAAATTCTGCATCATCCAAGTTCCTTGTACAGTACTGAGACAATCCCAGTTAATATTGGGCATGTTAAAATGTCATGCTACTATATTCTTATAGCTTTCTGTAGTTTGTTTGCATATCCGCTCCTCTAATTCCTGTTAATTATTGAGAGGCCTATAGTATAACTACAGGAAAGCGATTGCTCCCCTCTTATTCCAAAGTTAAATAATTAAGCACTGAACTTTAATGGTATTTGcagagtattttttaaaaatgcaattgAACCTCTATGTATAAGTGCCTTATATTTGTCTTTCTACTGAATTTTTGCCAGCAAattctttttttcccccccagGACCTCTGTTCTACACCCTAACCTTGACAAGAAACTCAACTAATACATCTCTTTAAGATGCCACCCATAAGTAGCATCTTGTATGCAGTTCCAAGGTGAATCATCAAATATTTCCTTTTAGGACTACTCCAGCTGAAATCCAGTCACAGCCATGGGCacttcagtaagcaacatcaTTTTAGGACGTTTTTAAAAAACCTATCGATACTCAAACTTGGTGAACCACAGACTGCAGACTTGGGTCTCAAATGCAGTTccccttcaaaaaaaaaacattaatggGGATAGTGCGCTGGTTTACAGGTATCCCCACTTCCAACTGCCCTGCTgacaaatgtacaaactccaaaacctgggcctctgtacctcctctggatctggatcctcaacttcctcactgggagaccagagtcagtgtggattggaaataacatctccttgctgacaataaCACCGGCACagctcaaggatgcgtgcttagcccactgatctctctactcccacaactgtgtggctgggcacagctcaaacaccctctatcaatgacacaactattggtgGTAGAAttgcagatggtgacaaggaggcatacaggagtgagatagatcagctgattgagtgatgtcacaacaacaatcttgcattcaacatcaggaagaccaaggaaacgattgtggactttaggaaggggaagtcaagggaacacacatcagtcttcatcgagtgatcagcagtggaaagggtgagcagtttcaagtacctgggcttcaatatctctgaagatctatcctgggctcaacatattgatgcaattacaaagaaggcaaaacagtagCTAAATGTCATTAGTTTGAGGATACTTGGTACATCAACAAAGatactcaaatttctacagatgtactatggagagcattctgacttgttgcatcaccatctggtatagaggggtcaatgcatcaaggacaccttcaaaaagcgATGCATtgaaaagcggcatccatcatcaaggacccccatcacctaggatatgccgtcttctcattgctaccattagggaggaggtacaggaagacATGCAcaatgtttcaagaacagcttcttcccttctgtcatctgctttctgaatggccaatgaacctatgaacattctcactattttttctctttttgcactacttacttaagtTGATtcttttatatatactttttgtAAATCAtagtttatgtattgcaatgtactgctgatgcaaaacaaatttcatgacatatgccagtgatattaaaccttattctaattctgattctgaaatatccAACAATTCTTTCATAAAGTCTGCTAAGCATCTTGTAAAGCAGTTTAATACTGAAAACTGATCAACTTTAGGGTGTTTGTGTATCTTACTAAACCCTTAACTAGTTTGAAGATAGgggtcagaccaaaaatgttacCTGACATAACCCTACTTTATTAAATCTGAAACAAATCTTAATACTAAAATACTGGCCCTATGACACAAGTCCATTGAGTACAACCACACAGTTGAGTGCTTGTTTTCCAGTGCATCAACTCGAGATGCAATATATAATTTCCTGCTTCTTAATTCACAATGATTTCTTGCACATATTTAGAATGAGCAAGTTACTGACTCATCTGTATTATTGCAgtaaatatattatttattttctgtagAAGATAGGAAAAAAGTCCATTTGTACTTAATTTCATTGAGAAGATAGAAAATCTCACCTGCCTTTCTCCTGCTATCTTTCCCAGTTCTAACCATACACCCCTGacccaaaacgttaactgtttctCCTCCCAcacttgctgcctgacctgctcactatttccaatattttgtgtttttggACCAGGTAATATTCCAGCTTTAATCAACAAGTTGTTTCAATTTAAGCCCCATAATTATAAAGGTCAATGTTATCCAGCTATGTGTTGTCCATACAAAATAGGATACAGTATATCCAACTAAGCCAACTATCCAATCAGCTTAGTGATGCAAGAAATTGCTGACAATCCTATCAAGCAGCTCTTAGTCACCAACAGTTTATTCACTGAAGCAGAATGGGCTTTGCCTGAGTCACTCTATGTCCAAAATTATTAAATCCTCAGTCTATGATCAAAACTGGTGAATTCCAGAAGTGGTGCAGGAAACAGTAAAGCAACATTTGACTAAGCATTGGATTACAGTCttggttaaaaaaaagaatatagaGGAAGACTCCACAGGCTGGAATGAGAACTTGTACCAAAGAACCATTTACTGGATACCAGTCATCTCATCTGAACATGTTTTGCAGGATAGTGTTCTAGAGTTAGAACAATGACTTTGCTTCTCTAAAAACTGTCAGAACCATAGCTAGGCAAATATTAGATACACTGCAGAAAATAACTAATTTCATAATTCCCTAAAGCCTTTTCATCATACACAAATCAGAAGTGTTGAGACCTGAATAAGTGTAATTCTAACAATACCAAAAGAACTCAAAATCACCCATGGCAAAGCAGCTTACTTGAACAGCACCCTAAGCACTCCAACACCACACACCATGGGTTGCAATATACTGTGAATTtgatattttttttgtttttaatcttTGGTTCAGAATATTACTTTTGTATCTCAAGGGGAATTGGGAAAGGACACTAAATGTTGGCCTTGTCATCAACACACGTCATATGAACAATTTCAAAACATCTATTTTGGAAGTTAATattattttcatgcacaacttaGCTGGTACAGTGTGCAGGTGCTACATAAAAACGAAAGTGCTTTCAGGAACAGATGCCAGTTCTCAATTCTATTAAAAACCCACTTTATTCCAGTGCAATGAGCCTCTTAATTATCATGGCATTTATACCAAGGAGAAAATACGTATAATCAGATATATATTCATTGGATAGGTATTTGACATAAGGTAGTAGTTAAGGGCATAGAATATCTTTGCTTGTGGCAAAGTGGGTTGAATAAAATCTGTAATACCATAACAGTCATGATTAATTGTGTCCTCTTTTCATGCTCCATATTGTTGTCCTGTACTTGCCTTCATCTGTGTGACCACTTAATGTAAGTACATAGCAACAACATGGATCAAGAATAGTTAATGGTGCCTTCTTTACATGTTCTTGCCATGCATTAAATGGTCTCATTAGTACAAGTGTATAGTATTCTAAGGCATGTCAAAAAGGATAGCCTAAACTCTCTTCCAGTCCACTGTACAGGAATATGACATTACAACTAGAATTTATCCCAGATGCTCTCTGTTCCTTGTCATTAAAAGGAATAATTCATTGGAAACAATAATTGCAGTCATAATCAGAAGCCGAATTATTCCtgcacttccctcttcttctcctatatgaaataaaatacaaaaaactggaaACACTGTACAGGCCAGGAAGCTTCTGCATTAATGCTTCGAATCTATGACCCTACCtctcctgacgaaggatctcaaaTGTCAaatctatttctctttccacagatgctgcctgccctgctgagtgtttccagcatttgccgtttttatttcagatttccagcacttgcagacccccccccccaattccctATATTATCAGCATGTTCAGTGCACCAGCTGCCATTTAGCAGAAATAGAGGCTACAAGTGCTGGCATCTGGAGCAAAGAAACAAACTGctcgagtcctgaagaagggtctcagtccgaaatgccgactgcttattcatttccataggtactgcattcctccagcattttgtatgtgttaaactgctgtaggaactcagcaggtcaggcagtgcctGTGGAAGCACAGgctttgggttgagatcctgaCTCAGGAATGAGAATGCCCAGCATTAAGAAGTGAGGTATTAAGTGTGGTAGGCGAGAGATGGACCCAGATGAACAAGGAATGGAGCCAGGTGGGGGACGGAGAAATGGAGATAGTGACAGAGTCTGGGGATGATGAGTGGCGACAAGGGCTACTAattatggaatctgataggaaagaaagTGATGAGTAGGACCAGATTAGGGAGAGATGTTGGGCAAAAGGGAGCAGGCACTGGAACCAGATGGGGCTGGGGGAAAGCGGTGGTACCTCAGACACAGGAGAGCCCACACTCACATTTTGTACTGATCCTCCCAGCGTAGTGCTAGCCAGTCTCCGTGCATCGCTGCCATGTAGTTCTCCATGTCGGCTTGGCTCTTATCCGAAGACACGAAGACGATCTCGAACTGCGGCGCCGGCTCCGACTCCTCCATCAGCTCGGTGTAGAACTCGCACAGGCGCGGCGTGAAATCGCGGCAGGGCGGGCACCAGCCCCCCGAAAAGTAGATGCCCACAACTTTATTCTTCAGCGCCTCCTCGGGGTCCACCGCCCGGCCGTCCTTATTGACCAGCGTGTGCCCGGCGAACACGTCCACCATCTCCCCCCCGCGCTCCCGGCGAGGTCACGGTCTCGCGCCGAGCCCGTGACCAGCAGCCAAACTCCCCACTTCCCGCGCGCAGCGATTCGCAACCGGCCTTTCCTCCTGTTACACAGGTCCCGCCCCTCTCCATCTGGAACGAGAGCGCCCGTCACCGACTCGCGCTGGCAGAGGCGCGCCCAGCCCATTCGGAACAAAACCGTCCGAACCAGTGCCTTCTCTTTCTAGAGATGTGCACCATGCCAGAAGGTGCTCAGCTAAACAATGCCCGCCAAACTCGTCTAGCACTTACAAAAGTAAAAGAGTAACAAGACTATATTCGTGAAAGAGTTCATCTCAATGTCGACTGGTCTTGGTAGTCCCTGAATGCGAGAGATTTAGATGGATGGAATTTGAAAGGTGCATTCAGGAGAATGTCTTGAGCTAGCATGTGGATAATTCCTCTAGAGAAGGTGCTCTATTAGACTTAATCGAGTTAAATGAAGTGAGGCAAGCATGGAAGTGTCCGTGGGGGAGCATCCTGGGTAAAGGGATCATAATTCCGTGTTTCAAGATCATTTTGGACAAGGATGAGAATGGTCTGCAAAGGTAAAGTCATAACTTAGGGGCGGAAGGGGGAACTGATTTTAATAACATGAGACAGGATCTGATGAAGGTAACTTGGGAGTTACTGCCTCTGGATAAGACAGGTGGGAGTCTTTTAAAAGGATGACAAGATTAGGGATCTGCAAGATGAAGGAATATTGAGTGTTTGATGAAAAAAGAAGCATTGGACATGAAATATCATTGGGAGGCAAGATTAAGAAGATTCCCAGGAGATTTTTATGAGTAGATCAGGAACAAAATGGGTACCTAGGAAAAGAATAGTCTTCCTGAAGTACCTGTATGGTACTTCACATAGGTCTATCTGTACAAAGGGCCAGAGGTTGTGAGCAATGTCCTAAATGAATATTCCTCATTTGTATTCACTGAGGAGAAAGGCTTGGTAGATAGAGAGTTCAGGGAGAGGGACAATGGCATTCTGGAGCATTTTAACAGTAAGAAGGAAGATGGTTTCAATGTCTCAGAATATATGAAGTTCCCCAGTGCCTGATGAGATGTATTCCAGGTTGCACTGGGAGGAATGTCAGGAAATTGTCGAAGCTCTGCCTAAGATTGTTACATCTTTGTCAGCCACAACTGAGATATCTGATAAATGAAGTAAAGCAAATATTGTTCTTTTATTCAAGGAAGGAAACAGAGATAAGCTAGTTTACCATGGGGTAGTAACTCTTTAATCAGTGGTAGGAAAATTATGGGAAAATAAGACAGGTTGATTCAGGATAGACCACATGGCTGTGTTCATGATAAATTCAGTTTCTCTAATTTGATTAATTATTTTTGAAGCAAAATCTAATCATATTGATGAAGCCATTGCTGTAGATGTTGTGCACATGGACTCTGGTAAGACTTTTGACGGCTTTCCATTTAGAGTTTGGTGCCAGCGATTAAAGCCCATGAGATTTTGAGCAAGATTGCATAGATGACCCAGTTAGCTTAATGACAGGAGGTAGA
It includes:
- the nxnl2 gene encoding nucleoredoxin-like protein 2, which gives rise to MVDVFAGHTLVNKDGRAVDPEEALKNKVVGIYFSGGWCPPCRDFTPRLCEFYTELMEESEPAPQFEIVFVSSDKSQADMENYMAAMHGDWLALRWEDQYKIELKKKYCITAIPKLVIVKQNGDVITDKGRKQIRDYGLACFRNWIEVAEIFQNFSAN